A genome region from Erigeron canadensis isolate Cc75 chromosome 3, C_canadensis_v1, whole genome shotgun sequence includes the following:
- the LOC122593393 gene encoding pentatricopeptide repeat-containing protein At3g42630 isoform X2, with amino-acid sequence MEAAASSVLSVNEFVRFNMLCSRGDNSKRGLTRKILKDYKRHGSFMKVGSPQDSAFVIHSSPRKGFPRTGKELVLGLEMEGLMLDDPTLTALMLYYANNRFFTQADALWHEILNSCFDLDIRVVSNLIDAYIDGGLYNEVTRIVHDICLRHPELQYEVYLHTISCFGKIGELERMDNTIKDMVSKGFPIGSAIGNAYIVYYSRFGSITMMENAYKRLKGSRFLIEKDGIMAVSDAYIRDKKFHSLGNFLRDVGVGRRNVGNLLWNLLLLSYAANFKMKSLQREFLNMLDAGFYPDLTTFNIRAVAFSKMSLFWDLHLSLEHMNHNGVLPDLVTYGCVVDAYFDRRLGRNLDFAMRKMNVKDSALVLTDPIVFEVMGKGDFHSSSEILMEFRTQKTWSYKKLITVYLKKMYRSNQVFWNY; translated from the exons ATGGAAGCAGCAGCCAGTTCGGTTCTCTCCGTAAACGAGTTCGTTCGTTTCAATATGTTATGCAGCCGTGGTGACAActcgaaaagaggtttaactcgAAAG ATACTTAAGGACTATAAACGTCATGGAAGTTTTATGAAGGTCGGTAGTCCTCAAGATTCTGCTTTTGTCATTCATAGTTCACCCAGAAAGGGATTTCCTCGTACTGGTAAAGAGCTTGTTCTTGGTTTAGAAATGGAAGGTCTTATGCTTGATGATCCTACCTTGACAGCTTTGATGTTGTATTATGCCAATAATAGATTTTTCACCCAAGCAGATGCGTTATGGCATGAAATATTGAACAGTTGTTTTGATCTTGATATTCGTGTAGTTTCAAACCTGATTGATGCTTATATCGATGGAGGGCTTTATAATGAAGTAACTAGAATTGTACATGACATTTGTCTTAGGCATCCCGAATTACAATATGAAGTGTATTTGCACACTATATCTTGTTTTGGGAAGATAGGAGAGCTTGAGCGAATGGATAATACTATAAAAGATATGGTCTCAAAGGGATTTCCTATTGGTTCTGCTATAGGTAATGCTTATATTGTGTATTATAGTCGGTTTGGTTCAATAACCATGATGGAAAATGCTTACAAGCGTTTAAAAGGGTCAAGATTTCTGATCGAAAAAGACGGGATTATGGCGGTTTCTGATGCTTATATACGAGATAAAAAGTTCCATAGTTTGGGTAACTTCTTAAGGGACGTGGGTGTTGGTAGGAGAAACGTTGGAAATCTTCTTTGGAATTTGTTATTGCTATCATATGCAGCCAATTTTAAAATGAAGAGTTTACAAAGGGAGTTTTTGAATATGTTAGATGCTGGATTCTATCCGGATCTCACTACTTTTAATATCCGGGCTGTGGCTTTCTCAAAGATGTCTTTATTCTGGGATCTCCATTTAAGCCTTGAGCATATGAACCATAATGGAGTTTTGCCGGATCTTGTCACATATGGTTGTGTCGTTGATGCATATTTTGACAGGAGATTAGGGAGGAATTTGGATTTTGCTATGAGGAAAATGAATGTGAAAGATTCTGCTCTTGTATTAACAGACCCCATTGTGTTTGAGGTTATGGGGAAAGGGGATTTTCACTCTAGCTCAGAGATACTAATGGAATTTAGAACACAGAAGACTTGGAGTTATAAGAAATTGATCACAGTATATCTCAAAAAAATGTATCGTAGTAATCAAGTTTTTTGGAACTACTGA
- the LOC122593393 gene encoding pentatricopeptide repeat-containing protein At3g42630 isoform X1: MYYMEAAASSVLSVNEFVRFNMLCSRGDNSKRGLTRKILKDYKRHGSFMKVGSPQDSAFVIHSSPRKGFPRTGKELVLGLEMEGLMLDDPTLTALMLYYANNRFFTQADALWHEILNSCFDLDIRVVSNLIDAYIDGGLYNEVTRIVHDICLRHPELQYEVYLHTISCFGKIGELERMDNTIKDMVSKGFPIGSAIGNAYIVYYSRFGSITMMENAYKRLKGSRFLIEKDGIMAVSDAYIRDKKFHSLGNFLRDVGVGRRNVGNLLWNLLLLSYAANFKMKSLQREFLNMLDAGFYPDLTTFNIRAVAFSKMSLFWDLHLSLEHMNHNGVLPDLVTYGCVVDAYFDRRLGRNLDFAMRKMNVKDSALVLTDPIVFEVMGKGDFHSSSEILMEFRTQKTWSYKKLITVYLKKMYRSNQVFWNY, from the exons ATGTATT ATATGGAAGCAGCAGCCAGTTCGGTTCTCTCCGTAAACGAGTTCGTTCGTTTCAATATGTTATGCAGCCGTGGTGACAActcgaaaagaggtttaactcgAAAG ATACTTAAGGACTATAAACGTCATGGAAGTTTTATGAAGGTCGGTAGTCCTCAAGATTCTGCTTTTGTCATTCATAGTTCACCCAGAAAGGGATTTCCTCGTACTGGTAAAGAGCTTGTTCTTGGTTTAGAAATGGAAGGTCTTATGCTTGATGATCCTACCTTGACAGCTTTGATGTTGTATTATGCCAATAATAGATTTTTCACCCAAGCAGATGCGTTATGGCATGAAATATTGAACAGTTGTTTTGATCTTGATATTCGTGTAGTTTCAAACCTGATTGATGCTTATATCGATGGAGGGCTTTATAATGAAGTAACTAGAATTGTACATGACATTTGTCTTAGGCATCCCGAATTACAATATGAAGTGTATTTGCACACTATATCTTGTTTTGGGAAGATAGGAGAGCTTGAGCGAATGGATAATACTATAAAAGATATGGTCTCAAAGGGATTTCCTATTGGTTCTGCTATAGGTAATGCTTATATTGTGTATTATAGTCGGTTTGGTTCAATAACCATGATGGAAAATGCTTACAAGCGTTTAAAAGGGTCAAGATTTCTGATCGAAAAAGACGGGATTATGGCGGTTTCTGATGCTTATATACGAGATAAAAAGTTCCATAGTTTGGGTAACTTCTTAAGGGACGTGGGTGTTGGTAGGAGAAACGTTGGAAATCTTCTTTGGAATTTGTTATTGCTATCATATGCAGCCAATTTTAAAATGAAGAGTTTACAAAGGGAGTTTTTGAATATGTTAGATGCTGGATTCTATCCGGATCTCACTACTTTTAATATCCGGGCTGTGGCTTTCTCAAAGATGTCTTTATTCTGGGATCTCCATTTAAGCCTTGAGCATATGAACCATAATGGAGTTTTGCCGGATCTTGTCACATATGGTTGTGTCGTTGATGCATATTTTGACAGGAGATTAGGGAGGAATTTGGATTTTGCTATGAGGAAAATGAATGTGAAAGATTCTGCTCTTGTATTAACAGACCCCATTGTGTTTGAGGTTATGGGGAAAGGGGATTTTCACTCTAGCTCAGAGATACTAATGGAATTTAGAACACAGAAGACTTGGAGTTATAAGAAATTGATCACAGTATATCTCAAAAAAATGTATCGTAGTAATCAAGTTTTTTGGAACTACTGA
- the LOC122593392 gene encoding spermidine hydroxycinnamoyl transferase-like: MRVFNKISSMVQPLTRTWSGKLALSELDQVGVTNHVPTIYFYKHSPDDWITVLQTLKSSLSCTLVHFYPLAGRLSFASRGRLEINCNAAGVQFMEAYADKMLMDLDTFLPSPIYHQLIPSIDYQNAPLEEVPLVVLQVTRFSCGGFSLGLNISHVVADGQSALHFVSEWARICRGELIESVPYLDRSFLRAGEPPRSCSTIEHEQFGLPPVLIDQSSKSEREQETTVAMLRLIATQVEKLREMADRSQKSEMSHGFTRYEAITAHIWQTSCKARNHKPEQPTALNISVDIRNKMRPPLPQKYFGNAIVDVIATGFSGEIVSNSLGYVSNKIRDVIKKVDDEYVNSVIDSLKRQEDLSRFGELSTSNDEGPYYGNPNLGVISWLTLPIYGTDFGWGKEIHMGPGTHESDGASLILNGQDGDGSLIVPICLQVRHMEDFKKVFYQDIDL, encoded by the coding sequence ATGAGGGTATTCAACAAGATTTCTAGCATGGTTCAACCTCTTACCCGAACATGGTCCGGTAAGCTAGCCTTATCGGAACTAGACCAAGTTGGTGTCACCAATCATGTTCCAACCATATACTTTTACAAACACTCCCCTGATGATTGGATCACTGTTTTACAAACCTTAAAAAGTTCACTTAGTTGTACCCTAGTTCACTTCTACCCTCTTGCCGGTCGTCTATCTTTTGCTTCTAGAGGTCGCCTAGAGATCAATTGTAATGCCGCCGGAGTGCAATTCATGGAAGCTTATGCCGATAAGATGCTTATGGATTTAGATACTTTTTTACCATCCCCAATATACCACCAACTTATTCCTTCAATAGACTATCAAAATGCACCCCTTGAAGAAGTTCCATTGGTAGTTTTGCAAGTCACAAGGTTTTCTTGTGGTGGTTTTAGTCTTGGTTTGAACATATCACACGTTGTTGCGGATGGGCAAAGTGCTCTTCACTTTGTGTCCGAATGGGCTAGGATTTGTAGGGGTGAGTTAATAGAGTCTGTACCTTACCTTGATCGAAGTTTTTTACGAGCTGGGGAGCCTCCAAGATCATGCTCAACTATTGAACATGAACAATTTGGTCTTCCACCAGTTCTAATAGATCAATCTAGTAAAAGTGAACGAGAACAAGAAACAACGGTCGCAATGTTGAGACTAATTGCAACCCAGGTGGAGAAACTTAGAGAAATGGCTGATAGAAGTCAAAAGAGTGAAATGAGCCATGGCTTTACACGGTATGAGGCTATAACTGCACACATATGGCAAACTTCATGCAAAGCACGTAATCACAAACCCGAACAACCAACAGCATTGAACATTAGCGTTGATATTCGCAACAAAATGAGGCCACCATTGCCTCAAAAGTACTTTGGAAATGCTATTGTAGATGTGATTGCCACCGGATTCTCAGGTGAGATAGTTTCAAACTCTTTAGGAtatgtttcaaataaaattAGAGATGTAATCAAAAAAGTGGACGACGAGTATGTGAACTCGGTGATAGACTCTTTGAAACGTCAAGAAGACTTGTCGCGTTTTGGAGAATTATCGACAAGTAATGATGAAGGACCTTATTATGGCAATCCAAATCTTGGTGTAATAAGTTGGTTAACATTACCCATATATGGAACTGATTTTGGATGGGGGAAGGAGATTCATATGGGTCCAGGAACACATGAATCTGATGGTGCTTCTTTGATTCTTAATGGGCAAGATGGAGATGGATCTCTAATTGTTCCAATATGTTTGCAAGTGAGGCATATGGAGGATTTCAAGAAGGTGTTCTACCAAGATATTGATTTATAG